The proteins below are encoded in one region of Silene latifolia isolate original U9 population chromosome 2, ASM4854445v1, whole genome shotgun sequence:
- the LOC141644158 gene encoding putative hexosyltransferase MUCI70, producing MTSMYQRGDVIVGIVSKANDRSDGGTGTGTALRASRRARRFGWISRQRLSVLLMVIGAICFVCVTFFSIKVHFHGEKEIDRNISKEQSSFSVRDGLLVINNTLESISSIDIEDKVAEINPPPKRRSRKHYPCDIEFAKSVEYILEPKDYINFTRFKLDYVDKEDKAVIKSPSDLRFGGHQSLEEREKSFHAGDKTLHCGFVKGPDGIGGSGFKLDDKDTKYMQSCVIIVSSCIFGSSDFLRRPTSKLISDYSKRNVCFVMFLDEQTLIKLSAEGNVPDERGRMGLWRIVIVRNLPYEDMRRNGKVPKLLAHRLFPSSRYSIWLDSKMRLNADPLLILEHFLWRTRSEYAISKHYDRQCLWEEVLQNKRLNKYNHTAIDEQFMFYRSDGLTKFDVSDPHKLLPSYVPEGSFIIRAHTPMSNLFSCLWFNEVDRFTSRDQLSFAYTYLKLKRTNSRRPFFLHMFKDCERRALVKLFHHRDDSSLPAPP from the exons ATGACAAGTATGTACCAAAGAGGAGATGTTATTGTAGGAATCGTGTCGAAAGCGAATGATAGAAGTGATGGTGGCACTGGCACTGGCACTGCCCTTCGAGCTAGCCGTAGGGCTAGGAGGTTTGGTTGGATCAGTCGACAGCGACTCTCGGTTTTGTTGATGGTGATTGGAGCTATTTGCTTTGTGTGTGTCACCTTTTTCAGTATTAAAGTGCATTTCCATG GTGAAAAGGAAATTGACAGGAACATTTCAAAGGAACAATCTTCTTTTAGTGTAAGGGATGGCCTCTTAGTGATCAACAATACCTTGGAATCTATCTCATCCATTGATATAGAAGATAAAGTTGCTGAGATCAACCCTCCTCCAAAAAGGAGATCCCGGAAAC ATTATCCGTGTGACATTGAATTTGCAAAAAGTGTTGAATATATCCTGGAGCCCAAAGATTACATTAACTTCACGAGGTTTAAATTAGATTATGTCGACAAAGAGGATAAAGCAGTCATTAAGAGCCCATCTGATCTCAGATTTGGAGGACATCAATCCCTCGAAGAGCGGGAGAAATCTTTTCATGCTGGAGATAAGACTCTGCATTGTGGTTTTGTAAAGGGGCCTGATGGAATTGGGGGTTCTGGATTTAAATTGGATGATAAGGACACCAAGTATATGCAGTCCTGTGTTATTATTGTTTCATCTTGCATCTTCGGTAGTTCTGATTTTCTAAGGAGGCCGACTAGCAAATTG ATCAGTGATTATTCCAAGAGAAATGTATGCTTTGTTATGTTCCTGGATGAGCAAACATTGATAAAATTATCTGCTGAAGGAAATGTTCCCGATGAAAGAGGACGCATGGGTTTATGGAGAATTGTTATTGTCAGGAATTTGCCATACGAGGACATGCGTAGAAATGGCAAGGTCCCGAAGCTTCTTGCTCATCGCCTATTTCCATCTTCTAG GTATTCAATCTGGCTAGATAGTAAGATGCGGCTTAATGCTGATCCATTGCTAATTTTGGAACATTTTCTATGGAGAACACGGTCAGAGTATGCTATTTCGAAACATTATGATCGTCAGTGTTTGTGGGAGGAGGTGCTCCAAAATAAGCGTCTTAATAAGTACAACCACACTGCTATAGATGAGCAGTTCATGTTTTACCGGTCTGACGGGCTTACCAAGTTTGATGTCTCCGACCCTCATAAACTACTTCCAAGTT ATGTTCCCGAAGGCTCATTTATAATCAGGGCCCACACGCCAATGTCAAATCTCTTTTCTTGTCTCTGGTTTAATGAAGTCGATCGTTTCACCTCCCGGGACCAACTCAGCTTCGCCTACACCTATCTAAAGTTAAAGCGAACTAATTCTCGTAGACCATTCTTCCTTCACATGTTCAAG GATTGTGAACGCCGAGCACTAGTGAAGTTATTTCATCATAGGGACGATTCTTCTCTGCCGGCTCCTCCTTGA
- the LOC141644159 gene encoding uncharacterized protein LOC141644159 — HCTGFIPVNSMDNNNTFPLHLLQKLEPSETDKTTVQDQSQPGSAGLPKPALKRATTKDRHTKVDGRGRRIRMPAQCAARVFQLTRELGHRSDGETIEWLLQQAEPSVIAATGTGTIPANFTSLSLSVRRSGSTVSTGLHSRSYGYGTSSYNCNYNVNNYNYVSPQNLMSLSGMMMINGHQLTNDPNNCRMLFPNVVSGNSELELSSTSSPTMLNLHHSGNLDTCHTKKRVNNNDEDENENENDMDPSRISYVGSGTGQGPVPGNGGTSMWTFPSTNGVNNINNNNNNSNGTMASGLHFMNFPSNTPMTTFLSGQPISGGGGGSGYEGQSSLFAALSGVRGGSMGSHTHGNGSNNVNHHGDNGSN, encoded by the coding sequence CATTGCACGGGATTTATACCAGTTAATAGTATGGACAATAATAATACATTTCCTCTACACCTCCTACAAAAACTCGAACCGTCCGAAACCGACAAAACAACGGTCCAAGACCAATCCCAACCCGGATCGGCCGGTTTACCTAAACCGGCCCTAAAACGGGCCACCACTAAGGACCGTCATACAAAGGTAGACGGGCGGGGCCGGCGTATCCGAATGCCAGCACAATGTGCTGCTAGGGTTTTCCAACTGACCCGAGAGCTCGGCCACCGGTCTGATGGTGAAACCATTGAGTGGCTCCTCCAACAAGCTGAACCGTCTGTAATAGCTGCCACAGGAACCGGGACTATTCCagctaattttacttctttaagtCTTTCGGTTCGACGGTCCGGTTCAACTGTCTCGACCGGGTTACATTCTAGGTCGTATGGGTATGGTACGTCTAGTTATAATTGTAATTATAACGTGAATAATTATAATTACGTTAGTCCACAAAATTTAATGAGTTTATCGGGTATGATGATGATTAACGGTCATCAGTTGACTAACGACCCGAATAACTGTCGAATGTTGTTCCCTAATGTTGTTAGTGGAAATAGTGAGTTGGAATTATCATCCACTTCATCTCCAACTATGCTTAATCTACACCATAGTGGAAATCTCGACACGTGTCACACGAAGAAACGTGTCAATAACAATGACGAGGATGAGAATGAGAACGAGAATGATATGGATCCAAGTCGGATCTCATATGTCGGGTCAGGTACAGGTCAGGGTCCGGTCCCGGGTAATGGAGGTACATCAATGTGGACATTTCCTAGTACTAATGgtgttaataatattaataataacaataataatagtaatggtACTATGGCTAGTGGGTTACATTTTATGAATTTTCCAAGTAATACCCCTATGACGACGTTTCTATCGGGGCAACCTATTAgcggtggtggtggcggtagTGGTTATGAGGGACAATCGAGCTTGTTCGCGGCGTTAAGTGGTGTAAGAGGTGGTAGTATGGGGTCACATACTCATGGAAATGGGTCGAATAATGTAAATCATCATGGAGATAATGGATCTAATTAG